ttatctacttatctacttttaatactcttgtctgacctttttctatgcttttattgagccgagggtctttcggaaacagccgtcctacattgataggagtcaggtctgcgtacactctaccctcctcagaccctacgatgtgggatttcactgggttgttgttgttgttgaaatgTACTCTTTGTTGGGGTTGTTGCCTAAACTTTTGAGATGTCAAAAACTTATGTCTATGCTTCTTTCTGTTCATATTTTCCCTAACAAATTTGATGGAAATGGTATTATTGCGTGCACTACTTAGAACATGTTTTTCAAGACGCTAAAACACTAGGGAGAGGCTTAGTTAGTAGCATGTAATACACATGTTCCCGTGAATTCAGtaatttattcttgaattttatatatgtattatgaaaTCTACTAAGTAAGCATTTGGTCATAGAATTTAGAAGTCCGACTTCAAATCAATGTTTGTTTATgaaatttgtacaaaatttcaacttcaatttcatatcaaattcaaatcatgatttcaaatcccaaaattttcaaaaactacAATTTGGAATTCCAAACtgtgatttcaatttttttttctaaatataaAACTTGACTAATTACTACTATTGTTGATTTCAAAGAGATTGTCCGTACCATGTGATTTCAAATAGATTGTATGTACCATGTGAGAGGATTTTATCAAATGATAACTAGTTACTactattattgatttattggaCTAGTAAATCTTTGAAATATTATGTGTATTTGAAAGCTTGTAATAACATGTAATCACAATTATTTGTTTATAAAAGAAACATGGAGATATGTGATATTAATTCAGGGCCTTAAGATATTCGGACACcttagtatgaattatgatttgctcATTCGGTAAGATTATATTAGAGTTGGAgaaattttaatagttttttataaattatggaGTTTTCATGGTTATATgaaaaatacaacttaaaaataatttaaattacatgtccaaataaatttttaacttCAAATCAATCCAATTTCAGATTACATGTCACTGCACcctaaatatttataaaatatttgactataaactcaattattattacatattaaataacttccaattattattattattattataattttgattaacttaaaatcattataataattaataaacttTAAAGTTTGAATTCGAATAAAGACGTTATAGTTGCCGGGAGGAAAAAATTCAAGAAGTAGAGGTGTAATATTATAAGAAAAATTGATGCGCAACTGCTTCAAATGTCGTCTTGAAACACTCAAATTTTGTTACTGACCACCAAACTAATTATTAATaaactaatttagtttattaATTATTGCTGCCTATGGGCTTTTGATCCATATGATCCTCTAATTTATaatcatatttctatattttaaaagGACAAATcagaaacaattttttttcttttaatcatGATAATGTTCAAGCTAATTTGACTGCATCTACATTTATATTTATTGGGTATTTGTTATCTTCCATGATCATATGTATCATATAACTTTGCCACAAGGTTTAAATGGATAAAAAAGTTAAGCTAACATTAGGTATAATACTGTTTATAAATTTGACtttaattgatatttaattaaattcacCATTTACTATGTAGAATATGTGTatctatttattcaatttttatgaTAGGTTAAGGGCCTACTTATGCCCACTCAAAATTAGAGAGTTAGTTAagatcaaattttttttaaaaaatacatttatgtattatgccttttttatttttttttatatgattttaacaACAAACTTTTCTATGTTTTCATAACATTCCATTTATTAAACATTAGACCACACCCTGGAtgtcaaaaataacttttgCTTCAATTATTTTGTGAAAATATGGTACATGACTCCAAAAGTTGATGGGATGATTGCTTAAGTTCATCTAAGTAAACTATCAGTCCATTTCTCAACCAATATGAGACTTTAACCCACTCTAATATCACCTTCATTCACAAGCCCAATTGGAGCGTGGAACGAGAGTCCAAACAGGAATGAACTGACTTTGGTACTATATAAAGATAGAACACCTGAAGACTGGAGCCTAACTCAACCTAAACAACTAGCTTATGAGAGAAAAATTGCGCAAATTCATATAACAAATCACCCGTTATCATTTCCTAATCAATGTGGAACTTCAACCCGCTAACATACTATCTAgttattatgaaataataaaacaaattagtaacaataataatttaaaaaaacacTTGAGTGGTTAGGATAACCTTCCAATCTAAAAAGCATGTGGGTTAGTTCTGTTATTCTGTTTCTTATCCTTctttatttatacatataaGATGATTTTGCACTTACATTCAATATATACTGTACTCTTTATGACTTCAACATAATATTCTATGTCCAATCACCAGTGGCCACGTCGACGATTGCCACCGCCTACCACCACCAACACTACCACTACAACTCCACTGTCATAGTGGCGTGTTTGGATAAGCATTAAACGCACTATAGGTGGTTATAATATATAGTCCGTGGCAGGTGATTGACGGGCAATTCTCAAGTGCGCACACACATGAATGCACCAAACAATGATTTAATTTTACATATGTTTAGTATATAATAAGCTTTTTCTCATCAACACTTTTAACTTAATCATTCGTCAAAGATTTAATTtggtaacaaaaaaaaaatgaaagacaTTGTTCTgtttttttgcttctttttatttcttgtttcttttcttaGAGAATCTAATGCAGTTTCTCAAGAAAAAAACAATGGTGTATATATTGTTTACATGGGTGCTGCTGATGGCACGAAAAATCGTCAAACACAACTTATGGCCTCTTTGATCAGAAGGTTAGTTTATATTAATACTCTCTCCATGTTCTAAGTTCCATTTTATGtgtcataattttctttttattgtcATGTTCTAAGAAGAACGACAATTTAGAACTTCTACTCTACTCGTAATGATATATTGTTACggtcataaaaatatcatgacACGTTTAAGAGGTATGTATTGGAATTCTTTGTTTCTTGATCTACTACATGTCCAATCAAACACCACCAGATAAAAATGAAACAGAGAGTATTATTACGCATGACTCTGAATTTGTAACATAATTTTTTGGCTGGTTGTCCCTTTTTGAGACAGTTATTTGGTAAATAatcctctttttatttctattgcAAGTTATGGACCTTTTAGAGCGTGGTCTAAATATCCCTTTTAAGGAAACAAAAAATCTTACGAGAAAATGTTAGATTAATGAAATTTTCGTTATAGTTCATTTTCAAGAATGAGCTTTAACATATACGTATCTCTTAATTTCTGTTAGGAAAAAGGATGCAGTTGTACACAGTTACAACAATGGTTTCTCAGGATTCGCAGCACGTTTAACAGAAGCTGAGGCTAAATCCATTGCTCAAAGACCTGGAGTTATCTCTGTATTCCCTGATCCAATATTGCAACTCCATACAACGCGTTCGTGGGACTTTTTGCAATATCAGACTGAAGTAGAAATCAGTTCTGGTTCTGATAACTCGTCACCAAAAGGTGCTGATACCATAATTGGAATCTTGGATACAGGTACAACATTGATAAAATTATGTGCAAGCAAGTTATATATTTTGTACTTTGTATgataaaatttaatttgtaCTATTCTTTTTTAAGGAATATGGCCTGAATCAGAGAGTTTTAGTGAGAATGATATGAGTGAAGTTCCATCTAGGTGGAAAGGAACTTGTATGAAAAGTCAAGACTCCAGCTCTTTCAAATGCAACAAGTAACTTTCTAGCTCCTCGTATTTTATTTCGCGTATGATTACACCTGTTTTTCACCACATCATATAGTAACCAAACGTAACATAGTATGTATAACAGTAAAGTCAGTAAACTATTTTCAGTCACGTTAAAGTAACTGAACTTTGCCCACCAAAAATGgtaaaatcattgaactttaCACACTATATGGTGGCTTTACTATAATACTGAGTAACGTTTATTAACCCTCATAGATATATGACTAGAGACTTAtaggtttgatttgattttttaataggAAGCTAATTGGTGCAAGGTTCTATGGTGATTCTGATGAGAAGGGTATAAAACCTTCTGGTTCAGCTAGGGACCAGAATGGACATGGAACTCATGTTGCATCTACAGCAGCTGGGAGTCCGATTTCAGGAGCATCCTATTATGGTTTGGCCTCTGGGACAGCGAAGGGTGGATCACCGGGTTCAAGAATAGCCATGTATCGTGTCTGCACAACTAATGGATGTCGTGGATCATCTATAATGAAAGCATTTGATGATGCAATTGCAGATGGGGTTGATGTTTTATCGCTATCACTTGGTTCATCATCTGGTCTTGAACTCGAGTTTTCGAGTGATCCTATAGCTATTGGAGCATTCCATGCTGTTGAAAAGGGAATTCTTGTTTCCTGTTCTGCTGGAAATGATGGCCCTGATGCGGGAACTGTTGTCAATGTCGCGCCTTGGATTCTCACAGTTGCAGCTACTACAATTGACCGTGACTTCGAGACAGATATTGTCTTAGGTGGAAACAAATTGATTAAGGTAAAAAGACAGAATTTTTGTAAGACAGATCAGTATTGTGTTCTGTTTAGCCAGATCAAATGTCAACTATCGACTATAATACTTGGTATCCTTGTTTGAGTTGCAGGGTGGAGGCATAAGTTTTGGAAATTTGACAAATTCTCCAGTATACCCGTTGATTAGTGGCGATTTAGCCAAATCAGGAGATAATGATATTTCCGAGGAAAATGCAAGGTAATTTGAAGAAAAGAGAGTATTATATCACAACATTAGATGTCTACTCAAAGAAAAGAATTATACAATCAGACCTAAGTTTTTTATTGGttcatgttatgttatgttacaTTAGATGTTTCTATGATGACATTTCTCTATAGCAGCCAAAAGATATCCTGATAAAAAACTCCGTTATAGAGAGGTTTGACTGCATACTTATAACTAACCAAAGTGTTTCAGGAGTTGTGTTCCGGATTCATTAGATGGAACGAAAGTTAAGGGGAAAATTGTTCTTTGTGATAATCGGGACGGAGCCTATTCACTTAGTATGAAACTAGCAGAAGTGAAGAGCAAAGGTGGCATTGGATTTATACTAGTAGATGATAATGCAAGAACTGTGGCACCTAAATTCAAATCCTTTTCAGCAGCTGTTGTAACTGAAAAGGATAGCAATGAGATCCTTTCTTACATCAACTCAACAAAGTAATCACTTTTAATAATCCAATAGTTGTCCATTCTGAATTTCATTTGTTGCAAACTGATCATTTTTTGCTTATAATATTCTTCAAAACTTTGGAAGGAAACCAGTTGCATCAGTTCTGCCAACTGTTACCACAACCAAGTACAAACCAGCTCCTGTTGTGGCTTACTTCTCATCAAGGGGTCCTGCATACAACACACAGAATCTCCTCAAAGTAAATACTATCTTTTATCtctttattagtattagtattagcaTTATTCTGGTAGTTTCTTGTTCTTCGATTTTTGCTATCATTTGTGTTTTTTGTGCTACAATTATTGTCTTTCTTCTGTCTGTTGTGTACTGCTCTCCATTTCCCATTATTCTGTTGTTGTTATTTCTCCATATCTATATCCCACTTTTCAAACTGTTTGGCATGCTTTATATAAGctgagggtctatcggaaacaacctcttttATCTCTATGAGGTAGGTGTAAGTTCAACCTATACTTTACCACAGACCCCACTtgggtatgttatttatttctttGGTTATGCTCCATTGAGgataaaaaacaacaaaaagtaGACTGACTGGAATTTGATATTTGTCCTTGCAGCCAGATATTACAGCACCAGGTGTTGCAATTCTCGCGGCTTGGCCTGGAAACGACACAAAAGAGTCTGTCGCTGGCCAAGCGCCACCACTTTACAACATAATATCAGGGACTTCCATGTCCTGCCCTCATGTTTCTGGTATTGCCGCATTAGTCAAGGCGCAAAATCCTTCTTGGAGTCCTTCAGCAATCAAATCAGCTATTATGACCTCAGGTAAGAAGTCTTAACTCACCTATTACAGTTTATTTTAGGTATATAGACTAATTAGTGTCAATGTCATGAAAGCAACCTCTTGCACATATGTAAGGTAAGAATGTGTACAATATATCCATTGCGGTAAGCCTTTCCTCCGGTAAAAGTAGGAGCTTAGTGCATCAGACTGCCTTCCTTTTATACTGACTCATGTCAATCTTTGTTTCTACAGCTATACAGACTAACAATTTGAAGGCTCCAATCACAACAGTTTCTGGATCCGTTGCAACACCATACGACATTGGAGCCGGAGAAGCAAGCCCTTCAGGGGCACTTAATCCAGGATTGATCTACGAGACTAGCGCTGTAGACTACTTGCAGTTCCTATGCTCAGTTGGCTACgataaatcaaagataaaactcATCTCAGATACTGTTCCTGATGATTTTTCATGTCCCACCAACTCAAGTTCTGAATCCATCTCACAAATGAACTACCCATCCATTGCTGTTTCaaatatcaaagaaaatgaaatcaaaAAAGTAACAAGAACTGTAACTAATGTAGGACAAGAAGATGCAACATACACAGCAACTATAAAGGCACCGGATGGTTTGGAAGTCCAAGTGATTCCGAATAAATTGGTATTTACAAATAATAGCAATAAGTTGAGCTATGAAGTGTCTTTCAAAGCTTCATCTAAACCAAAGGAAGACTTGTTTGGATCAATTACTTGGACAAATGGTAAATACAAAGTCCAAAGTCCATTCGTTGTAACTACTAACTCATAAGGTGTTTGATAACACTCCCAGACTGCAGATCGCCGATCAAATTAGTCTAGCAAGTTTGTATGTACTGTAATAGTCCATGAACACAACTATGTTACTACCACATCATGTACATGCttacaagaaaaaaagaaaagaaataaagatcAGATGACAGACTTGTCCGCTGAGTGAGAAAATAATACTACCTCTGATTCAATTTGTGAGTATGGTTTTGACTTAGCACGAAGTTTAAGAAGATAAAAAAGACTTTGAATCTTGTAGTTTTAAACTATAGATACGTAGAATGTATCAAAATgcttttaatcttgtggtcttaaacatgtcaggGGAAGTTTGAATCAAGGAGTTAACCAAAAAGGAAAGAGACATTCGTTTTTAAgctgactaaaaaggaaagtaagacaaacaaattgagaCAGATGAAATATACAAATGACCAATCATCCGGCGACAAGTACTAAGAATTCATTGATTATATATTACTTTATTACAAAATATATGTGTTATAATTCATTGGTAAATGACTCTAAAAAAGTGGAGAGTATATCCACATATGCATGTTGGAATGTGAATTTATCAGAAGAAGCTACTTAAATGTTGGACAAGAATTTTATGAACTAAAAGTCTGTATGCTTTTTCTGTAAGATGAAAACTATCCCAAAAAACATAATCAGAATCGCTGGAACACGCGAATGTGCATAACTCTGCAACTTCTATTTTCCCTGTCCCGCAACATCCTTTGTTTGCAATCTTGAATCCTGCATAATCATGTAAAGATAAGAAACGGAGATCTTGTCGATATACAGGAAAAAGACAGACATATTTGTACCATATTTTTGAGGGTTGTTGATGACATCAAGTGGAAGATTGTATATGTCAACATACACCAATCTCGAATTAGGTAATTTGTTTCCCAGAGAACTTAAGCCAGCTGCCAACTTGCTGTTGAACAATTGTGCTACTTGGTTCAAATAATCAACACATTGTCTTTCTTCTCCTCCTTTCAGAGTTCTTTGCGATGGCAAACATCCGATTGGTGGTATGCCAAAAACACCAATCCGACGTGCCCCTAGCCCATATAAATCCTTCAGAATCATGAACAACATCTCATTATTTAGCCTTATATTGTACATTCCCATAAATTCAGATTGATTAGAAATGTCATATTACCTTTACAAAACTAGAACCATAGTTGAGCAAAAAATCAGCATATGATGAAATATCATAGTAGGATTTTCGAAGAGGCGTACTAAAGTATGTGTTTGTAATATCATTGCTTCCTGTGACCAATATGAATAGGCTGTTGGCTAAGATGTCATTCTTTTTGTCCTCTCCTACTATCTCTTTGAGCTTTACTATGTACTCTTTGAACATTTCCAACTGACCGGACAATGATATAACATTCTGCATTTACATATAAAAATTCTCAGAAATATAAGAAAGGTAAAAACTAAAAGCacataaaaatgaataaaggaaaGAAATGTACCGCGATTTCAGATGTTAGAGGATCATATCCTGCACCTCCTGAAGCAAAATTAACACCTGTGATGAAGTCTTCTGCTTGTAAAGTTGGATCAAGATATGCCGGTAAAAGCTCTTTTATTCCCAATTCTTCCACTGAAATAAAGATAGCACATAGACTAGTCTCTATAGTGAATTGTAGATAAGACAGTTAAAGTTATGGTTATATGTCAATTTTTAAATTCTTCTTACCAATCAAGTCTGGAGGAACTTTTCCATTAGAGAATCTTCCAGTTGGTTTTGCTCCCATGAAATCCTTCCCATAAGGAGGATAGTTAACTTTCCCTAAGGTTGTGAGGCCGTTATTGTTACCGGTATCAACAATGGAGTCTCCAAAAACTATCACTGCTGGAAAAGACTTATTACGCGCTGCACTTACGACTGCCTGGACATTGCACAGTAGAAGTGCATAACAAATGCTTGACAACACTAGAAAAGTATGTATTTCAAACGAGAAGAACTTCATTGATAAAGCTGAAAACATTCTTGGAgcatggaagaaaaaaaaacacaagcACTAGTATTTAACTTTAAGAATCAAGAATTCAATTTCTAGAGGGAACATGAGGGCTATCATGGTTAGTAAATGCTTGCACTTCTTGTTGATTTAATGTTTGCTTTATTTTAGAGGACAACATCCACAGTCACTTAAGTCACAAGCCGATTGTAGAAAGGTTAACCAACTGGGAGTGCAAGGACTGATATCTATAACTTCTTTAGATATTACATTACATGTTAATTTGCACACGTCTCACCACATGAGTGTTCTTCGAATACAACAGAAAACAAACATTGTGCATTAAATGATTGTACCTACtgtaaaagtcaaaaaaaagggGCTAAGGTTGGCAGCAAGTCAAAAAAAGGGGCCAAGGTTGGCAGCAACTTTGTCAAACAAAGTTGCTGCAAATTTGGTTAACACGGTAACAAAACGCGTATACGCATTTtctttctcctataaatagggtctcttgccctcatttgaaatcatcccagaaagagagattaagaatacaaagagagttatacaccaagataaatattgtagtcttgagtgtcctttttagtagttgttccttttacaagagagaagtgttaattgttgttttctccttgtatttgagagctgtgtactccataaaaatatagtgagatccttctaccccgtggtttttcccttctatcatttagaggggtttccacgtaaaattctcgtgtccaatttattttcaatattttcatcatatcaaactttagttgtggtgcttcctctcCCAACACCTACCCCATGTCGATTTTCCAGAGTAGTGGCAACTTAGCCAAATCAGAAGATAATGATTTCTCAAAGAAATGAACTATATCTTATATCTGTTGCCTAATGCACATTTTGTTCAGAAGATTCTTCTTTGGTTATGGTCTAATGCATAAAACACAACAAAAAGTAGtctgattggtttgatttgtcCTTGCAGCCAGATATTATAGCACCAAGGGTAACCATTCTCGCGGCTTGGCCTGGAAATGACACAAAGGAGGTTGTCTTTGGATAGGAACGGCCACGCCTCAACATACTCTCAGGGACCTTCCATGTCCTGCCCTGCCTTTTTGGTTTCGCTGCAATTGTCAAGGCGAAAAATCCTTCCTGGATCCCATGCATGGTAAAAGTATAGTGCATCGGACTGCCCTTTATACATACTGGCTCATGTTGAACTTTGTTTCTACAGCTATACAGACAAACAATTTGAAGGATCCAGTCACAACAAATTCTTGATCCACTACAACACCATATGAGATTGGAGCCAGAGAAGCAAAGCCCTTCAGGGGAAAGAAGTTGAGTTATGAGTGTCTTTTAGAGCTCCATCTAAACTAAAGGACGACTTGTTTGGAACAATTAACTCGACAAATGGTAAGTTCAAAATCCCAAATCCATTCATTACCACTGACTTATACAATGTCTGATAGATCGTGAATACAACTATGTTATTACCACATCATGTTCTTGCTTAATcaataaaaaaggaaataaacaTCACGGATGACACATGTATCGATCCATGTATTATAATTCTTGTATAATTATTTGCAAACCAAACAATGAGGATAGTAGATAGAGTGTGCTACTGTTCTCCTTTTCTTTGAGTACacttaaaaaaatacatattttagtGCTTGGTAAGGACATTAAAAGTGAAGGGACTAGACAGTATCCACTTATGGATGTGGAACATATCAGAAGAAGCTACTTAAATGTTGGACAAGAATTTGATGAACTAAAAGTCTGTATGCTTTCTCTGTAAGATGAAAACTATCCCAAAAAATATAATCAGAATCACTGGAACATGTATATGTGCATAACTCTGCAACTTCTATTTTCCCCGTCCCGCAGCATCCCTTGTCTGCAATCTTGAATCCTGCACAATCATGAATTAGGTAATTTGTACACTCTAActattcaagaaaagaaaactgaCATTACTTTACCATATCTTTGAGGGTTGTTGATGACATCAAGTAGAACATTGTATGTATCTACATACACCAATCTTGAGTTAGGTAATTTGTTTCCCTGAGAACTTGAGTAAGCTTCCAACTTGCTGTTGAACAATTGTGCTGCTTGGTTCAAATAATCAACACATTGTCTTTCTTCTCCTCCTTTCAGTGTTCTTTGCGATGGCAAACATCCGATTGGTGGTATGCCAAAAATACCAATCCGACGTGCCCCTAGCCTGTATAAATCCTTCAGAATTATGAACAACATCTCATGATTTAGTCTTGTACATTCCCATAAAttcagattgagttgaaatgtTATATTACCTGTACAAAACTGGAAGCAAAGTTGACCAAGAGATCGGCGTATGATGGAACATCATAGTAAGATTTTCGAACAGGCATACCAAAATACGTGTTGGTAATGTCATTGGCTCCTGTGACCAACATGTATAAGCTATTTGCCAAGATCTGATTCTTTCTATCTTCTCCAACTATCTCTTTGAGCTTTATTATGTATTCTTTGAATAATATCAATTGGCCATTTAATGATATGACTTTCTGCATATACACATTAAGTTTCAGAAGAAAAATGCTGGTAAAAAAACACACTGATCAATGAATCAAACAAAATATGTACCGCGAGATCGGATGTTAGAGGATCATATCCTGCGCCTCCTGAAGCAAAATTAACTCCTGTTATGAGGTCTTCTGCTTGTAAAGTTGGATCAAGATATGCTGGTAAAAGCTCTTTTATTCCCAATTCTTCCACTGAAAAAAAGACAGAGAGATTAAGAAAACTCCTCTCTATTCAAACTATAAATAGAATGGACTTTACCACTATGCTACTCTGACTCTTCTGAAATGTTGTTGCACTCGTGTTGGATCCACCAACGATCCAACATGCACCTGTTGACTTGTTTTAAGAGTCTAAGCAACATAACAGACTCTCCAGAAATGTTACCCCACTCGTGTCAGATCCTCcaaaaaatgcactacttttggaggatccagCATGCACTAGTCGACTGTTTTAAGAGTTCTAGCAACATACATGTACAATATAGTCCTCTCTATTCAAACTATAGATAGATAGGAAGTTAGAACTACGTTGCCTCGTCGGTCCTCCAAAATACACTCCTTTTAGAGGATCCAACATGCACCCGTTGACATGTTTCaagagtccaagcaacatagaTGCAAATTGTAGTCCTTTCTATTCAAACTATAGATAGATAGGACATTACAACTATGCTTCTCTGACTCTCTAGAAATATAGTTGCACCGGTGTCGAATCCTCAAAGTATACACTTCTTTTGGAGGACCCAACACGCATCGATCGACTTGTTttaagagtccgagcaacatagatgTACAATATAGTCCTTTCTATTCAAACTATAGATAGATAGGACTTTAGAAGATACGTTGCTGCACccgtgtcggattctccaaaattACACTACTTTTGTAGGATCTTAGATGCACCAGTCGAGATTTTTTAATTGTACAATATATCAAATTTTTCTTACCAAGGAAGTCTGACGGGACTTTTCCATTAGAAAACCTTCCAGTTGGTATTCCTCCCATGAAATCTTGACCATAAGGAGGATAATTAACCTTAGCTATAGTTTTAAGGCCATTATTGTTACCAGTATCAACAATAGAGTCTCCAAAAACAAACACTGCTGGAATAGACTTATTAGGAGGTATACTTATGGCATAACAAACACTTATTGACAACACAAAAAAAGAACATATTTTGAAAAAGTGGAACTTCATTGATAAAGTTGAAAACTATTAGCTATGGTGGAAAGAAACACAGAACACTAGCGCTATTTAACTTCAAGAACTCAATCATGCTGAGTTAATGCTTTATTAAATTATTAGTGTACAAAAAGGATTGCATTTTTAAGAAAGCCTTGACTTTATTGTTTCCATTATTAGAAAGGTCAGCATTCATCGACAAACAAGCccattgttaaaaaaaaatggatTCTGTATCTTTTATTAGAGAAAGTTAGTCAACTGGGATTGCTGGAGGACAGCAAGAGCTGTTTTCAAGATCAATTTACTATATACTTTTGTTCTGGTTTATGTga
This region of Solanum dulcamara chromosome 9, daSolDulc1.2, whole genome shotgun sequence genomic DNA includes:
- the LOC129902544 gene encoding CO(2)-response secreted protease; this translates as MKDIVLFFCFFLFLVSFLRESNAVSQEKNNGVYIVYMGAADGTKNRQTQLMASLIRRKKDAVVHSYNNGFSGFAARLTEAEAKSIAQRPGVISVFPDPILQLHTTRSWDFLQYQTEVEISSGSDNSSPKGADTIIGILDTGIWPESESFSENDMSEVPSRWKGTCMKSQDSSSFKCNKKLIGARFYGDSDEKGIKPSGSARDQNGHGTHVASTAAGSPISGASYYGLASGTAKGGSPGSRIAMYRVCTTNGCRGSSIMKAFDDAIADGVDVLSLSLGSSSGLELEFSSDPIAIGAFHAVEKGILVSCSAGNDGPDAGTVVNVAPWILTVAATTIDRDFETDIVLGGNKLIKGGGISFGNLTNSPVYPLISGDLAKSGDNDISEENARSCVPDSLDGTKVKGKIVLCDNRDGAYSLSMKLAEVKSKGGIGFILVDDNARTVAPKFKSFSAAVVTEKDSNEILSYINSTKKPVASVLPTVTTTKYKPAPVVAYFSSRGPAYNTQNLLKPDITAPGVAILAAWPGNDTKESVAGQAPPLYNIISGTSMSCPHVSGIAALVKAQNPSWSPSAIKSAIMTSAIQTNNLKAPITTVSGSVATPYDIGAGEASPSGALNPGLIYETSAVDYLQFLCSVGYDKSKIKLISDTVPDDFSCPTNSSSESISQMNYPSIAVSNIKENEIKKVTRTVTNVGQEDATYTATIKAPDGLEVQVIPNKLVFTNNSNKLSYEVSFKASSKPKEDLFGSITWTNGKYKVQSPFVVTTNS
- the LOC129902350 gene encoding uncharacterized protein LOC129902350 — its product is MKFHFFKICSFFVLSISVCYAISIPPNKSIPAVFVFGDSIVDTGNNNGLKTIAKVNYPPYGQDFMGGIPTGRFSNGKVPSDFLVEELGIKELLPAYLDPTLQAEDLITGVNFASGGAGYDPLTSDLAKVISLNGQLILFKEYIIKLKEIVGEDRKNQILANSLYMLVTGANDITNTYFGMPVRKSYYDVPSYADLLVNFASSFVQDLYRLGARRIGIFGIPPIGCLPSQRTLKGGEERQCVDYLNQAAQLFNSKLEAYSSSQGNKLPNSRLVYVDTYNVLLDVINNPQRYGFKIADKGCCGTGKIEVAELCTYTCSSDSDYIFWDSFHLTEKAYRLLVHQILVQHLMDQEFVVTGSFKLFVCIAVETKFNMSQYEGFFALTIAAKPKRQGRTWKVPESMLRRGRSYPKTTSFVSFPGQAARMCLCFFFFHAPRMFSALSMKFFSFEIHTFLVLSSICYALLLCNVQAVVSAARNKSFPAVIVFGDSIVDTGNNNGLTTLGKVNYPPYGKDFMGAKPTGRFSNGKVPPDLIVEELGIKELLPAYLDPTLQAEDFITGVNFASGGAGYDPLTSEIANVISLSGQLEMFKEYIVKLKEIVGEDKKNDILANSLFILVTGSNDITNTYFSTPLRKSYYDISSYADFLLNYGSSFVKDLYGLGARRIGVFGIPPIGCLPSQRTLKGGEERQCVDYLNQVAQLFNSKLAAGLSSLGNKLPNSRLVYVDIYNLPLDVINNPQKYGFKIANKGCCGTGKIEVAELCTFACSSDSDYVFWDSFHLTEKAYRLLVHKILVQHLSSFF